A part of Tardiphaga sp. vice304 genomic DNA contains:
- a CDS encoding globin family protein produces the protein MTPQQTELIQQSFAKVVPIADQAAVLFYDRLFEIAPDVKPMFHDADMAEQRRKLMETLGIVVTGLSRLETVLPAASALAKRHVGYGAKDEHYPIVGSALPWTLEKGLSEAWNPELADAWTTAYGTLSGYMISEAHGAQAAE, from the coding sequence ATGACGCCGCAGCAGACCGAATTGATACAGCAGAGCTTCGCCAAAGTCGTCCCGATCGCCGATCAAGCGGCGGTGCTGTTCTACGATCGCCTGTTCGAGATCGCGCCTGATGTGAAGCCGATGTTTCACGATGCCGATATGGCCGAGCAGCGTCGCAAGCTGATGGAGACGCTCGGCATCGTGGTGACCGGGCTGTCGCGGCTGGAAACCGTGCTGCCCGCCGCTAGCGCGCTGGCCAAACGGCACGTCGGCTACGGCGCCAAGGACGAGCACTATCCGATCGTCGGATCTGCCTTGCCATGGACGCTGGAGAAGGGTCTCAGCGAGGCCTGGAACCCCGAACTCGCAGACGCCTGGACGACCGCCTACGGCACGCTGTCGGGCTACATGATTTCCGAGGCGCATGGTGCGCAGGCGGCCGAGTAA
- a CDS encoding NAD(P)/FAD-dependent oxidoreductase: MSEALVIIGNGMAAAKLVDELAQCALGRYAIAVIGDEPRLAYNRVLLSSVLAGEATHDEIELRPASWWRDRGVTLKYGATAVSIDMTAREVRTSTGKPVPFSKLVFATGSSALRLPVPGAELAGVHTFRDSHDVDGLLDLAAQNKRVVVVGGGLLGLEAAYGLAKAGASVTLIHLMDRLMERQLDAAAAALLRTLVERKGVTVLLEANTARICGDGSVQGVELTDGRRLETDAVIFAAGIRPNASLAREAGVPVNRGIVVDDRMATGTENIFALGECAEHRGTCYGLVAPAYEQAKVLAQHLAGGSAAYEGSVLATNLKVSGVSVFSAGDFVAAAGSETLLLNDIRHGIYKKLVIAEGRLTGAVLVGDTHDALWYLELIRSGADVARLRTNLMFGRSLAEAA, encoded by the coding sequence GTGAGCGAAGCGCTGGTCATCATCGGCAACGGCATGGCGGCGGCAAAGCTGGTCGACGAGCTCGCACAATGCGCGCTCGGCCGCTATGCCATCGCGGTGATCGGCGACGAGCCGCGGCTGGCCTATAACCGCGTGCTGCTGTCCTCGGTGCTGGCCGGCGAGGCGACCCATGACGAGATCGAGCTGCGCCCGGCATCATGGTGGCGCGACCGCGGCGTCACGCTGAAATACGGCGCAACGGCAGTTTCGATCGACATGACCGCACGCGAAGTCCGGACCTCGACCGGCAAGCCTGTGCCGTTCTCGAAGCTGGTGTTTGCCACCGGCTCCTCGGCGCTGCGGCTGCCGGTGCCCGGCGCCGAGCTCGCCGGCGTGCACACGTTTCGTGACAGCCACGATGTCGATGGGCTGCTCGACCTTGCCGCACAGAACAAGCGCGTCGTGGTGGTGGGTGGCGGGCTGCTCGGGCTGGAGGCGGCATACGGCCTCGCCAAGGCCGGCGCGAGCGTGACGCTGATCCATTTGATGGACCGTTTGATGGAGCGACAGCTCGATGCCGCTGCCGCCGCGCTGCTGAGAACACTTGTGGAGCGCAAGGGCGTCACGGTGCTGCTTGAGGCCAACACGGCCCGGATCTGTGGCGATGGATCCGTGCAAGGGGTTGAACTGACGGACGGTCGCCGGCTTGAGACCGATGCCGTGATCTTCGCGGCGGGCATCCGGCCCAATGCGTCGCTGGCGAGAGAGGCCGGCGTGCCAGTCAATCGCGGCATCGTGGTCGATGACCGGATGGCGACCGGAACCGAGAACATCTTTGCGCTCGGCGAATGTGCCGAGCATCGCGGCACTTGTTACGGGCTGGTCGCGCCGGCCTATGAACAGGCCAAAGTGTTGGCGCAGCATCTCGCAGGCGGCAGCGCTGCCTATGAAGGCAGCGTGCTCGCCACCAACTTGAAAGTGTCCGGCGTCAGCGTGTTCTCGGCCGGTGACTTTGTGGCGGCCGCAGGCAGCGAGACATTGCTGCTCAACGACATCCGCCACGGCATCTACAAGAAGCTGGTGATCGCCGAAGGCCGGCTGACGGGCGCGGTGCTCGTCGGTGATACCCACGATGCGTTGTGGTATCTCGAATTGATCCGCAGCGGTGCCGATGTCGCCCGGCTTAGAACGAACCTGATGTTCGGCCGCTCGCTCGCCGAGGCCGCGTGA